From a single Brassica napus cultivar Da-Ae chromosome C9, Da-Ae, whole genome shotgun sequence genomic region:
- the LOC106373860 gene encoding uncharacterized protein LOC106373860 → MDINSRMNHMFNDLSTKYDNVASHMRQMDVQIAQTAESVKRQQGTLPGKTDKTPKECNAVALRIGRTLPDTIPKKLSAAEKGSISCFGKENSQYTPKVPYPVSAKTTRKDREETKCKKMLKDLTIKLPLVDSIQMIPFMHNLMKGLISGKVTGDSELLMVSKECIAVLQNKPIKKLDDPSNFILSVQIGRTVFAYFKPTRISLVFGDRSVKSPVGILEDLHVRVGNTFVPTDFVVLEVEEEPRDPLILGCPFLCTAGAIIDVRQGRIDLHLGDIAMKFEMNKLLKKPMLDAQTYTVEVKDQALFPQEGMIEEILTDDPLELALIRSETEHNVMSVDADGNDKMLDSAKSMERLVAYLSLREKDESNQSDATGAVASKGATKPNMQLDDP, encoded by the exons ATGGACATCAACTCCAGGATGAACCACATGTTCAATGACTTGAGTACCAAATATGATAACGTAGCTAGTCATATGCGCCAGATGGATGTTCAGATCGCGCAGACAGCCGAGAGCGTCAAGAGGCAGCAAGGTACTCTACCTGGAAAGACCGATAAAACCCCTAAGGAATGCAATGCCGTAGCACTGAGGATTGGAAGAACCCTACCAGATACAATTCCCAAGAAGTTGTCAGCAGCGGAAAAGG GTTCCATATCCTGTTTCGGCAAAGAAAACTCGCAATACACCCCTAAGGTTCCATATCCTGTTTCGGCAAAGACAACTCGCAAGGACCGGGAGGAGACCAAGTGTAAAAAGATGCTAAAGGATCTAACTATCAAGTTACctcttgtggattcgatccagATGATACCTTTTATGCACAACTTGATGAAAGGGTTGATCTCTGGAAAGGTAACTGGAGACAGTGAACTATTGATGGTTTCAAAAGAGTGCATTGCGGTACTTCAGAACAAGCCGATTAAGAAATTGGATGATCCAAGCAATTTTATTCTCTCCGTACAAATTGGGAGAACCGTATTCGCTT ACTTCAAGCCGACAAGAATCTCCCTGGTGTTCGGCGATAGGTCAGTCAAGTCACCGGTGGGTATTCTGGAAGACCTTCATGTCCGAGTGGGTAACACGTTTGTTCCGACAGATTTTGTGGTTCTGGAGGTTGAAGAAGAGCCGAGAGATCCACTCATCCTAGGTTGTCCTTTCTTGTGCACAGCTGGTGCGATCATCGATGTTCGACAAGGAAGGATTGATCTTCACCTAGGAGACATTGCGATGAAGTTTGAAATGAACAAATTGCTGAAGAAACCAATGCTAGATGCGCAGACCTACACCGTTGAGGTTAAAGATCAGGCACTATTCCCTCAAGAAGGAATGATTGAGGAAATCCTGACCGACGATCCACTCGAGCTAGCTCTGATCCGTTCTGAGACAGAGCATAACGTCATGAGCGTGGACGCGGATGGCAACGACAAGATGCTTGACTCTGCCAAAAGCATGGAAAGGCTTGTCGCCTATCTAAGTCTGAGGGAGAAAGACGAGAGCAATCAGAGTGATGCCACTGGAGCAGTCGCTTCGAAAGGCGCTACTAAGCCAAACATGCAACTCGACGATCCATGA